One Sphaerisporangium krabiense DNA segment encodes these proteins:
- the pruA gene encoding L-glutamate gamma-semialdehyde dehydrogenase: MDAVTNVPVPANEPVHGYAPGSAERAALEGRVKELSGTAIDLTMTIGGERRMADGPAIEVVQPHNHAHVLGHTADASAADVRAAVDAALRAAPAWRALPFEERAAIFLRAADLLAGPWRATLNAATILGQSKTAQQAEIDAACELIDFLRFNVHFARQLLTEQPSSSPGVWNRMEYRPLEGFVLAITPFNFTAIAGNLPTSAALMGNVVVWKPSPTQQFAAHFTMRLLEEAGLPPGVINMVTGNGAGVSEAALTHPRLAGIHFTGSTATFQHLWATVGANIAGYRGYPRLVGETGGKDFVLAHPSADPAALTTALIRGAFEYQGQKCSAASRAYVPRSVWNGIRDDFVATAESLTVGDVAADLSTFMGAVIDARAFAKNKAAIDRARATGSVEVLTGSYDDSTGYFVKPTVLVGADPEDEVFVKEYFGPILAVHVYDDGDYDTVLDQLEGVSPYALTGAVIARDRYAIAEATERLRFAAGNFYINDKPTGAVVGQQPFGGARGSGTNDKAGSIFNLIRWVNARAIKETFVPPVVAPPYRGDIPQTGWQQPGLEALGFTE; encoded by the coding sequence ATGGATGCCGTCACCAACGTCCCCGTCCCGGCCAACGAGCCGGTCCACGGCTACGCCCCCGGCAGCGCCGAACGGGCGGCGCTGGAGGGCCGTGTCAAGGAGCTGTCCGGCACGGCGATCGACCTGACGATGACGATCGGCGGGGAGCGCCGCATGGCCGACGGCCCGGCCATCGAGGTCGTGCAGCCGCACAACCACGCCCACGTGCTCGGGCACACCGCCGACGCCTCGGCCGCCGACGTGCGCGCCGCCGTCGACGCCGCGCTGCGGGCCGCCCCCGCCTGGCGGGCGCTGCCGTTCGAGGAGCGGGCCGCGATCTTCCTGCGGGCCGCAGACCTGCTGGCGGGCCCGTGGCGGGCGACGCTCAACGCGGCCACGATCCTCGGCCAGTCCAAGACCGCGCAGCAGGCCGAGATCGACGCCGCCTGCGAGCTGATCGACTTCCTGCGGTTCAACGTGCACTTCGCGCGGCAGCTCCTCACCGAGCAGCCGAGCTCCTCGCCGGGCGTGTGGAACCGCATGGAGTACCGGCCGCTGGAAGGCTTCGTGCTGGCGATCACGCCGTTCAACTTCACCGCCATCGCCGGCAACCTGCCGACCTCCGCGGCGCTGATGGGCAACGTGGTCGTGTGGAAGCCGTCGCCGACGCAGCAGTTCGCCGCGCACTTCACGATGCGCCTGCTGGAGGAGGCCGGGCTGCCGCCGGGCGTCATCAACATGGTGACCGGCAACGGCGCCGGCGTCTCGGAGGCCGCGCTGACCCACCCGCGGCTGGCGGGCATCCACTTCACCGGGTCCACCGCGACCTTCCAGCACCTGTGGGCGACCGTCGGCGCCAACATCGCCGGCTACCGCGGCTACCCGCGCCTGGTCGGCGAGACCGGCGGCAAGGACTTCGTGCTCGCCCACCCCTCCGCCGACCCCGCCGCGCTCACCACGGCGCTGATCCGCGGCGCGTTCGAGTACCAGGGCCAGAAGTGCTCGGCCGCCTCCCGGGCGTACGTGCCGCGCTCGGTCTGGAACGGCATCCGCGACGACTTCGTGGCCACCGCCGAGTCCCTGACCGTGGGCGACGTCGCCGCCGACCTGTCGACGTTCATGGGCGCGGTCATCGACGCGCGCGCGTTCGCCAAGAACAAGGCGGCCATCGACCGGGCGAGGGCCACCGGCTCGGTGGAGGTGCTCACCGGCTCCTACGACGACTCCACCGGCTACTTCGTCAAGCCCACCGTGCTGGTCGGCGCCGACCCCGAGGACGAGGTGTTCGTCAAGGAGTACTTCGGGCCGATCCTCGCCGTGCACGTCTACGACGACGGCGACTACGACACCGTCCTCGACCAGCTGGAGGGCGTGTCGCCGTACGCGCTGACCGGCGCGGTCATCGCCCGCGACCGGTACGCGATCGCCGAGGCGACCGAGCGGCTGCGCTTCGCGGCCGGCAACTTCTACATCAACGACAAGCCCACCGGCGCCGTCGTCGGGCAGCAGCCGTTCGGCGGCGCCCGCGGCTCGGGCACCAACGACAAGGCCGGCTCGATCTTCAACCTGATCCGCTGGGTCAACGCCCGCGCCATCAAGGAGACGTTCGTGCCGCCGGTCGTCGCGCCGCCCTACCGGGGCGACATCCCCCAGACCGGCTGGCAGCAGCCCGGCCTGGAGGCGCTCGGCTTCACGGAGTGA
- a CDS encoding proline dehydrogenase family protein produces MLGSLLLAVSRSPLARRAVSGFPVTRHVVDRFVAGEDAGDALRAVRRLTDARLTVTLDHLGEETKDARAAAETVKAYVTMLDTLRPLGLGDRAEVSVKLSAVGQMLDGRMALDHAREICAAARDAATTVTLDMEDHTTVDSTLSILRALREDYPSTGVAIQAYLHRSEQDLRELSREGSRVRLVKGAYREPASVAHQKKAEVDRAYVRCLRVLMEGKGYPMVATHDDRLISITELLADRAGRSRDTFEYQMLYGIRTDKQEALAAAGSTVRVYVPYGDDWYGYFMRRLAERPANVAFFLRSLRSK; encoded by the coding sequence ATGCTCGGTTCCCTACTTCTCGCGGTATCGCGCAGCCCTCTCGCGCGCCGCGCCGTATCGGGTTTCCCGGTCACCCGGCATGTGGTGGACCGGTTCGTCGCGGGCGAGGACGCCGGGGACGCGCTGCGCGCCGTGCGCCGCCTCACCGACGCGCGCCTCACGGTCACCCTCGACCACCTCGGCGAGGAGACCAAGGACGCCAGGGCCGCCGCCGAGACGGTGAAGGCGTACGTCACGATGCTGGACACGCTACGCCCCCTCGGCCTCGGCGACCGCGCCGAAGTGTCGGTCAAGCTCTCGGCCGTCGGCCAGATGCTGGACGGCCGCATGGCCCTGGACCACGCCCGCGAGATCTGCGCCGCCGCGCGGGACGCCGCCACCACCGTGACCCTGGACATGGAGGATCACACCACGGTCGACTCCACGCTGTCGATCCTGCGCGCCCTGCGCGAGGACTACCCCTCCACCGGCGTGGCGATCCAGGCGTACCTGCACCGCAGCGAGCAGGACCTGCGGGAGCTGTCCCGGGAGGGCTCCCGGGTGCGGCTGGTCAAGGGCGCCTACCGCGAGCCCGCCTCCGTCGCCCACCAGAAGAAGGCCGAGGTGGACAGGGCGTACGTGCGGTGCCTGCGGGTCCTCATGGAGGGGAAGGGATACCCCATGGTGGCCACGCACGACGACCGGCTCATCTCGATCACCGAGCTGCTCGCCGACCGGGCCGGCAGGAGCCGCGACACCTTCGAGTACCAGATGCTCTACGGGATCAGGACCGACAAGCAGGAGGCGCTCGCCGCCGCCGGCTCCACCGTCCGCGTCTACGTGCCCTACGGCGACGACTGGTACGGCTACTTCATGCGCCGCCTGGCCGAGCGGCCCGCCAACGTCGCCTTCTTCCTGCGTTCACTCCGCTCCAAGTGA
- a CDS encoding NUDIX hydrolase, producing MSAAAHTTLAEVLGGYAPASQSETAELRRVRALASGENAWDRSTPLHLTASALIVHPPTRRVLLRWHPRQRAWLQVGGHADPHEELPLAIALREGAEETGLADLAPWPDAALVHLVIVPVAAGAAEPAHEHADLRFVLATATPEAVRPENPEARLRWASVAEARELTTEDNLRETLARVGRLLERRSPYVNAADNA from the coding sequence ATGAGCGCGGCCGCGCACACCACACTGGCGGAGGTCCTCGGCGGGTACGCGCCGGCGTCACAGAGCGAGACGGCCGAGCTGCGGCGGGTCCGCGCGCTGGCCTCCGGCGAGAACGCCTGGGACAGGTCCACGCCGCTGCACCTCACGGCGTCCGCCCTCATCGTCCACCCGCCGACCCGCCGCGTGCTGCTGCGCTGGCACCCGCGGCAGCGGGCGTGGCTGCAGGTGGGCGGGCACGCCGACCCGCACGAGGAGCTTCCGCTGGCGATCGCGCTGCGCGAGGGCGCCGAGGAGACCGGGCTCGCCGACCTCGCGCCCTGGCCGGACGCGGCGCTCGTCCACCTCGTCATCGTCCCGGTCGCCGCCGGGGCCGCCGAGCCCGCGCACGAGCACGCCGACCTGCGCTTCGTCCTCGCCACCGCCACGCCAGAGGCCGTACGGCCGGAGAACCCCGAGGCGCGGCTGCGGTGGGCGTCCGTCGCGGAGGCGCGTGAACTGACCACCGAGGACAACCTGCGCGAGACCCTGGCCCGCGTCGGCCGGCTTCTAGAGCGTCGTTCACCGTACGTCAACGCCGCCGACAACGCGTAA